From the genome of Pseudomonas bubulae:
CAAATTTTACCTTAGCCTGAATAAACACCAGTGAAAGTGCTATTCAGTCTAACTTTCTATTACATACCCAAATTTTTAAAGAACGATCTAATCAAAAGATCAGAAATCAACATTCACCATCATTCGATGGAATGTTCATTTCTAAGCTTTACGACAAGTAAGCAGTAATGGTGGAGCCAAACGGGATCGAACCGTTGACCTCCTGCGTGCAAGGCAGGCGCTCTCCCAGCTGAGCTATGGCCCCATATTTCTACAGGTGCTTCCAAACAAAATTGGTGGGTCTGGGCAGATTCGAACTGCCGACCTCACCCTTATCAGGGGTGCGCTCTAACCAACTGAGCTACAGACCCAATTTTGGTCTACTGCTATCGTCTTCTTCAATGAATCAAGCAATTCGTGTGGGAACTTATGGAGCAGCTGATGTCGTCGATTAAGGAGGTGATCCAGCCGCAGGTTCCCCTACGGCTACCTTGTTACGACTTCACCCCAGTCATGAATCACACCGTGGTAACCGTCCTCCCGAAGGTTAGACTAGCTACTTCTGGTGCAACCCACTCCCATGGTGTGACGGGCGGTGTGTACAAGGCCCGGGAACGTATTCACCGTGACATTCTGATTCACGATTACTAGCGATTCCGACTTCACGCAGTCGAGTTGCAGACTGCGATCCGGACTACGATCGGTTTTATGGGATTAGCTCCACCTCGCGGCTTGGCAACCCTTTGTACCGACCATTGTAGCACGTGTGTAGCCCAGGCCGTAAGGGCCATGATGACTTGACGTCATCCCCACCTTCCTCCGGTTTGTCACCGGCAGTCTCCTTAGAGTGCCCACCATTACGTGCTGGTAACTAAGGACAAGGGTTGCGCTCGTTACGGGACTTAACCCAACATCTCACGACACGAGCTGACGACAGCCATGCAGCACCTGTCTCAATGTTCCCGAAGGCACCAATCTATCTCTAGAAAGTTCATTGGATGTCAAGGCCTGGTAAGGTTCTTCGCGTTGCTTCGAATTAAACCACATGCTCCACCGCTTGTGCGGGCCCCCGTCAATTCATTTGAGTTTTAACCTTGCGGCCGTACTCCCCAGGCGGTCAACTTAATGCGTTAGCTGCGCCACTAAGAGTTCAAGACTCCCAACGGCTAGTTGACATCGTTTACGGCGTGGACTACCAGGGTATCTAATCCTGTTTGCTCCCCACGCTTTCGCACCTCAGTGTCAGTATCAGTCCAGGTAGTCGCCTTCGCCACTGGTGTTCCTTCCTATATCTACGCATTTCACCGCTACACAGGAAATTCCACTACCCTCTACCATACTCTAGCTTGCCAGTTTTGGATGCAGTTCCCAGGTTGAGCCCGGGGATTTCACATTCAACTTAACAAACCACCTACGCGCGCTTTACGCCCAGTAATTCCGATTAACGCTTGCACCCTCTGTATTACCGCGGCTGCTGGCACAGAGTTAGCCGGTGCTTATTCTGTCGGTAACGTCAAGACAATCACGTATTAGGTAACTGCCCTTCCTCCCAACTTAAAGTGCTTTACAATCCGAAGACCTTCTTCACACACGCGGCATGGCTGGATCAGGCTTTCGCCCATTGTCCAATATTCCCCACTGCTGCCTCCCGTAGGAGTCTGGACCGTGTCTCAGTTCCAGTGTGACTGATCATCCTCTCAGACCAGTTACGGATCGTAGCCTTGGTGAGCCATTACCTCACCAACTAGCTAATCCGACCTAGGCTCATCTGATAGCGCAAGGCCCGAAGGTCCCCTGCTTTCTCCCGTAGGACGTATGCGGTATTAGCGTCCGTTTCCGAACGTTATCCCCCACTATCAGGCAGATTCCTAGGTATTACTCACCCGTCCGCCGCTCTCAAGAGAAGCAAGCTTCTCTCTACCGCTCGACTTGCATGTGTTAGGCCTGCCGCCAGCGTTCAATCTGAGCCATGATCAAACTCTTCAGTTCAAACATCTTTGGGTTTTTAAGAAACCCTAAACTTGGCTCAGCAATCGTTGGTTACATCTTTGATTTCTCGCGGAGTAACTTGTGATGCTGATAATCTTGTTGACTATCAGTCTGACTCCACAAGCACCCACACGAATTGCTTGATTCAATTGTTAAAGAGCGGTTGGTCAGCTTTCGCTGTACCGAGGCGCGCATTCTACAGCAGCCTCTGTATCTGTCAAGCGGTTATTTTAAGATGTTTTCAAAGTTTCCCTTGTAACATCAACCACTTGCGCTTTCGATCTCTCGTTAGCGGGAGGCGAATTCTACAGTGTTACACACTGCTGTCAACGCTTTATTTCCAGCTTCTTTCGATTGAGATAATCGAGTGGTTAGCCAGGCAAATGGCCTGATTAACCGTACGAGCTTTTTACAAAGCTTGTACTTATACAAAAACAAAATCCCCGTCTGCGTGAGCAGACAGGGATTTTGGAATTTAATCTTGACGATGACCTACTCTCACATGGGGAAACCCCACACTACCATCGGCGATGCATCGTTTCACTACTGAGTTCGGGATGGGATCAGGTGGTTCCAATGCTCTATGGTCGTCAAGAAATTCGGTAGCCAGGTCGTTTACCTTTCGGTTCACGCTCCAGCGAATGGGTATGTAATAGATGTGGTGTTTTGTGAACCGCAAACTTTCGGTTTGTATCGTCTTCACACACCGCAATTCGCTCTAAGCAAATTGCTTGGGTGTTATATGGTCAAGCCTCACGGGCAATTAGTATTGGTTAGCTCAACGCCTCACAGCGCTTACACACCCAACCTATCAACGTCGTAGTCTTCGACGGCCCTTTAGGGAACTCAAGGTTCCAGTGAGATCTCATCTTGAGGCAAGTTTCCCGCTTAGATGCTTTCAGCGGTTATCTTTCCCGAACATAGCTACCCGGCAATGCCACTGGCGTGACAACCGGAACACCAGAGGTTCGTCCACTCCGGTCCTCTCGTACTAGGAGCAGCCCCTCTCAAATCTCAAACGTCCACGGCAGATAGGGACCGAACTGTCTCACGACGTTCTAAACCCAGCTCGCGTACCACTTTAAATGGCGAACAGCCATACCCTTGGGACCGGCTTCAGCCCCAGGATGTGATGAGCCGACATCGAGGTGCCAAACACCGCCGTCGATATGAACTCTTGGGCGGTATCAGCCTGTTATCCCCGGAGTACCTTTTATCCGTTGAGCGATGGCCCTTCCATACAGAACCACCGGATCACTAAGACCTACTTTCGTACCTGCTCGACGTGTCTGTCTCGCAGTCAAGCGCGCTTTTGCCTTTATACTCTACGACCGATTTCCGACCGGTCTGAGCGCACCTTCGTACTCCTCCGTTACTCTTTAGGAGGAGACCGCCCCAGTCAAACTACCCACCATACACTGTCCTCGATCCGGATAACGGACCTGAGTTAGAACCTCAAAGTTGCCAGGGTGGTATTTCAAGGTTGGCTCCACGCAAACTGGCGTTCACGCTTCAAAGCCTCCCACCTATCCTACACAAGCAAATTCAAAGTCCAGTGCAAAGCTATAGTAAAGGTTCACGGGGTCTTTCCGTCTAGCCGCGGATACACTGCATCTTCACAGCGATTTCAATTTCACTGAGTCTCGGGTGGAGACAGCGCCGCCATCGTTACGCCATTCGTGCAGGTCGGAACTTACCCGACAAGGAATTTCGCTACCTTAGGACCGTTATAGTTACGGCCGCCGTTTACCGGGGCTTCGATCAAGAGCTTCGCGTTAGCTAACCCCATCAATTAACCTTCCGGCACCGGGCAGGCGTCACACCCTATACGTCCACTTTCGTGTTTGCAGAGTGCTGTGTTTTTAATAAACAGTCGCAGCGGCCTGGTATCTTCGACCGACAGGGGCTTACGCAGTAAATGCTTCACCTCCATCGGCGCACCTTCTCCCGAAGTTACGGTGCCATTTTGCCTAGTTCCTTCACCCGAGTTCTCTCAAGCGCCTTGGTATTCTCTACCCAACCACCTGTGTCGGTTTGGGGTACGGTTCCTGGTTACCTGAAGCTTAGAAGCTTTTCTTGGAAGCATGGCATCAACCACTTCGTGTTCTAAAAGAACACTCGTCATCAGCTCTCGGCCTTAGAATCCCGGATTTACCTAAGATTCCAGCCTACCACCTTAAACTTGGACAACCAACGCCAAGCTGGCCTAGCCTTCTCCGTCCCTCCATCGCAATAACCAGAAGTACAGGAATATTAACCTGTTTTCCATCGACTACGCTTTTCAGCCTCGCCTTAGGGACCGACTAACCCTGCGTCGATTAACGTTGCGCAGGAAACCTTGGTCTTTCGGCGTGGGTGTTTTTCACACCCATTATCGTTACTCATGTCAGCATTCGCACTTCTGATACCTCCAGCAAGCTTCTCAACTCACCTTCACAGGCTTACAGAACGCTCCTCTACCGCATCACCCTAAGGTGATACCCGTAGCTTCGGTGTATGGTTTGAGCCCCGTTAAATCTTCCGCGCAGGCCGACTCGACTAGTGAGCTATTACGCTTTCTTTAAAGGGTGGCTGCTTCTAAGCCAACCTCCTAGCTGTCTAAGCCTTCCCACATCGTTTCCCACTTAACCATAACTTTGGGACCTTAGCTGACGGTCTGGGTTGTTTCCCTTTTCACGACGGACGTTAGCACCCGCCGTGTGTCTCCCATGCTCGGCACTTGTAGGTATTCGGAGTTTGCATCGGTTTGGTAAGCCGGGATGGCCCCCTAGCCGAAACAGTGCTCTACCCCCTACAGTGATACATGAGGCGCTACCTAAATAGCTTTCGAGGAGAACCAGCTATCTCCGAGCTTGATTAGCCTTTCACTCCGATCCACAGGTCATCCGCTAACTTTTCAACGGTAGTCGGTTCGGTCCTCCAGTTAGTGTTACCCAACCTTCAACCTGCCCATGGATAGATCGCCCGGTTTCGGGTCTATTCCCAGCGACTAGACGCCCTATTAAGACTCGCTTTCGCTACGCCTCCCCTATTCGGTTAAGCTTGCCACTGAAAATAAGTCGCTGACCCATTATACAAAAGGTACGCAGTCACCCAACAAAGTGGGCTCCCACTGCTTGTACGCATACGGTTTCAGGATCTATTTCACTCCCCTCTCCGGGGTTCTTTTCGCCTTTCCCTCACGGTACTAGTTCACTATCGGTCAGTCAGTAGTATTTAGCCTTGGAGGATGGTCCCCCCATATTCAGACAAAGTTTCTCGTGCTCCGTCCTACTCGATTTCACTGCAAAGATGTTTTCGCGTACAGGGCTATCACCCACTATGGCCGCACTTTCCAGAGCGTTCCGCTAACATCAATACAGCTTAAGGGCTGGTCCCCGTTCGCTCGCCACTACTAAGGGAATCTCGGTTGATTTCTTTTCCTCAGGGTACTTAGATGTTTCAGTTCCCCTGGTTCGCTTCTTAAGCCTATGTATTCAGCTTAAGATACCTAACTTATGTTAGGTGGGTTCCCCCATTCAGACATCTCCGGATCAAAGTCTGTTTGCCGACTCCCCGAAGCTTTTCGCAGGCTACCACGTCTTTCATCGCCTCTGACTGCCAAGGCATCCACCGTATGCGCTTCTTCACTTGACCATATAACCCCAAGCAATCTGGTTATACTATGAAGACGACATTCGCCGAAAATTTGCTTTCAATCACAAATTTTACCTTAGCCTGAATAAACACCAGTGAAAGTGCTATCCAGTCTAACTTTCTATTACATACCCAAATTTTTAAAGAACGATCTAATCAAAAGATCAGAAATCAACATTCACCATCATTTGATGGAATGCTCATTTCTAAGCTTTACGACAGAAAAACCGCAGATCAACTCTGCAGTTATCGTCTTCTACAATGAATCAAGCAATTCGTGTGGGAACTTATGGAGCAGCTGATGTCGTCGATTAAGGAGGTGATCCAGCCGCAGGTTCCCCTACGGCTACCTTGTTACGACTTCACCCCAGTCATGAATCACACCGTGGTAACCGTCCTCCCGAAGGTTAGACTAGCTACTTCTGGTGCAACCCACTCCCATGGTGTGACGGGCGGTGTGTACAAGGCCCGGGAACGTATTCACCGTGACATTCTGATTCACGATTACTAGCGATTCCGACTTCACGCAGTCGAGTTGCAGACTGCGATCCGGACTACGATCGGTTTTATGGGATTAGCTCCACCTCGCGGCTTGGCAACCCTTTGTACCGACCATTGTAGCACGTGTGTAGCCCAGGCCGTAAGGGCCATGATGACTTGACGTCATCCCCACCTTCCTCCGGTTTGTCACCGGCAGTCTCCTTAGAGTGCCCACCATTACGTGCTGGTAACTAAGGACAAGGGTTGCGCTCGTTACGGGACTTAACCCAACATCTCACGACACGAGCTGACGACAGCCATGCAGCACCTGTCTCAATGTTCCCGAAGGCACCAATCTATCTCTAGAAAGTTCATTGGATGTCAAGGCCTGGTAAGGTTCTTCGCGTTGCTTCGAATTAAACCACATGCTCCACCGCTTGTGCGGGCCCCCGTCAATTCATTTGAGTTTTAACCTTGCGGCCGTACTCCCCAGGCGGTCAACTTAATGCGTTAGCTGCGCCACTAAGAGTTCAAGACTCCCAACGGCTAGTTGACATCGTTTACGGCGTGGACTACCAGGGTATCTAATCCTGTTTGCTCCCCACGCTTTCGCACCTCAGTGTCAGTATCAGTCCAGGTAGTCGCCTTCGCCACTGGTGTTCCTTCCTATATCTACGCATTTCACCGCTACACAGGAAATTCCACTACCCTCTACCATACTCTAGCTTGCCAGTTTTGGATGCAGTTCCCAGGTTGAGCCCGGGGATTTCACATTCAACTTAACAAACCACCTACGCGCGCTTTACGCCCAGTAATTCCGATTAACGCTTGCACCCTCTGTATTACCGCGGCTGCTGGCACAGAGTTAGCCGGTGCTTATTCTGTCGGTAACGTCAAGACAATCACGTATTAGGTAACTGCCCTTCCTCCCAACTTAAAGTGCTTTACAATCCGAAGACCTTCTTCACACACGCGGCATGGCTGGATCAGGCTTTCGCCCATTGTCCAATATTCCCCACTGCTGCCTCCCGTAGGAGTCTGGACCGTGTCTCAGTTCCAGTGTGACTGATCATCCTCTCAGACCAGTTACGGATCGTAGCCTTGGTGAGCCATTACCTCACCAACTAGCTAATCCGACCTAGGCTCATCTGATAGCGCAAGGCCCGAAGGTCCCCTGCTTTCTCCCGTAGGACGTATGCGGTATTAGCGTCCGTTTCCGAACGTTATCCCCCACTATCAGGCAGATTCCTAGGTATTACTCACCCGTCCGCCGCTCTCAAGAGAAGCAAGCTTCTCTCTACCGCTCGACTTGCATGTGTTAGGCCTGCCGCCAGCGTTCAATCTGAGCCATGATCAAACTCTTCAGTTCAAACATCTTTGGGTTTTTAAGAAACCCTAAACTTGGCTCAGCAATCGTTGGTTACATCTTTGATTTCTCGCGGAGTAACTTGTGATGCTGATAATCTTGTTGACTATCAGTCTGACTCCACAAGCACCCACACGAATTGCTTGATTCAATTGTTAAAGAGCGGTTGGTCAGCTATTCGCTGTACCGAGGCGCGCATTCTACAGCAGCCTCTGTTGCTGTCAAGCGGTTATTTTAAGATGTTTTCAAAGTTTCCTCTGTAACATCAACCACTTGCGCTTTCGATCTCTCGTTAGCGGGAGGCGAATTCTACAGCGTTACACGCTGCTGTCAACACCTCATTTCCTGCTTCGATGACTTGAAGCTGACACCGCCGAAAACCGTCCAACTCATTGAAACTCAAGGAGTTTTCCGTTTCGACTGCGCCGGAAGTGGGGCGAATTATAGACAGTTACAAAACTGAGTCAAGGACTAATTGAGCGACTCTATCACTTAATCCAGAAACACCCGTAATACAGCTATATAGAGGGGGCTAACGCCCCCTCTATATAGCTACACAACACCCGACCGCCTTAAAGCCTCCACCGTTGCTGCCTTCAACCCCAGTACCTGCTCCAGGACCTGCCGGGTATGCTCACCCAGCAAAGGAGGAGCATTGCGATACTCCACCGGGGTTTTGGACAACCGGATAGGGCTCGCCACTTGGGGTACCAGCCCCGCCAGCGCATGGGGCAACTGCATCGCCAACCCTCTGGCCTGAACCTGAGGATCAGCAAACACCTGCGCCAGGTCATTGATGGGCCCACAAGGCACGCCGACAGCCTCCAACTGTGCAACCCACTGAGCGGTGGTTTTAAACACCGTTGCCTGCCTGATGAGCGGTACCAGCTCCGACCGGTTCGCCACACGCAACTTGTTGGTAGCAAAACGCGGATCATCGACCCACTCCGGTCGGCCAGCTACTTCAGCAAACTTGCGGAATTGACTGTCATTTCCCACAGTAAGAATGAAGTCACCATCTGCCGTCGGAAAATCCTGATAAGGCACGATGTTTGGATGGGCATTACCCAGGCGTTGCGGAGCCACACCTGTAGTCAAATAGTTCATCGCCTGATTAGCCAAACAAGCGACCTGCACGTCCAGCAACGCCATATCTATATGCTGCCCGCCACCATCATGCTGACGATGGGCAAGGGCTGCCAGGATCGCAACCGTCGAGTAGAGCCCGGTCAAAATATCTGTCAGCGCAACACCCACCTTCACCGGCCCCGCACCCTCCTCACCCTCAGGCCGCCCGGTCAGGCTCATCAACCCACCCAGCCCCTGAACCATAAAGTCATAGCCGGCCCGCTTGGCATAAGGGCCAGTCTGACCGAACCCCGTAATCGAGCAGTAGATCAAGTCCGGATTCAATACCTTGAGCGACGCGTAGTCCAAGCCATACGCCTCCAGGCCACCCACCTTGAAGTTCTCGATCAGGATGTCGGATTTGGCTGCCAGCTCGCGAACCAGTTGCTGGCCTTGCGGCTTGGTGAAGTCAATAGTTACCGATTGCTTGTTGCGGTTGGCTGACAAGTAATAGGCAGCCTCCCCCGTACTCTCACCATAAGCATCTTTAAGGAAGGGGGGCCCCCAGGCCCGGGTGTCATCACCATTGCCCGGGCGCTCAACCTTGATTACCTCAGCCCCCAGGTCAGCCAGTATCTGCCCCGCCCACGGCCCCGCCAGCACACGAGACAAATCCAACACCCGCAAATGCGATAAAGCACCCATGAGCCGAGCTCCTGTTAATAGAACGCCTGAAGACCGGTCTGCGCACGCCCAAGGATCAAGGCATGCACATCATGCGTGCCTTCATAGGTGTTCACGACTTCCAGGTTGACCAGATGACGCGCCACGCCGAACTCATCGGAGATTCCGTTGCCACCCAGCATGTCGCGAGCCATGCGTGCGATATCCAGGGATTTGCCACACGAGTTGCGCTTCATGATCGAAGTGATCTCAACCGCCGCGGTACCCTCATCCTTCATCCGCCCCAGACGCAGGCAACCCTGCAGGGCCAGCGTAATCTCGGTCTGCATGTCAGCCAGCTTTTTCTGGATCAGCTGGGTCGCAGCCAAAGGCCGGCCAAACTGATGACGGTCAAGGGTGTACTGGCGCGCGGTGTGCCAGCAGAACTCGGCTGCGCCCAGCGCCCCCCAGGAGATGCCGTAACGAGCCGAATTAAGACAAGTAAAAGGACCTTTCAGGCCGCGCACATCCGGAAAGATGTTCTCTTGCGGCACAAATACGTTGTCCATGACGATTTCGCCGGTAATGGACGCACGCAAACCGACCTTGCCGTGAATCGCAGGTGTAGTCAGACCCTTCCAGCCTTTTTCAAGAACAAAGCCACGAATGTCGCCTTCATCGTCCTTCGCCCACACTACAAACACATCGGCGATAGGGCTGTTGGTGATCCACATCTTGCTGCCCGTCAGGCTGTAGCCACCCTCTACCGAACGCGCACGGGTAATCATCGCACCAGGGTCAGAGCCGTGGTTTGGCTCAGTCAGACCGAAGCAGCCAATCCACTCGCCAGATGCCAGCTTGGGCAGGTACTTCTG
Proteins encoded in this window:
- a CDS encoding CaiB/BaiF CoA-transferase family protein: MGALSHLRVLDLSRVLAGPWAGQILADLGAEVIKVERPGNGDDTRAWGPPFLKDAYGESTGEAAYYLSANRNKQSVTIDFTKPQGQQLVRELAAKSDILIENFKVGGLEAYGLDYASLKVLNPDLIYCSITGFGQTGPYAKRAGYDFMVQGLGGLMSLTGRPEGEEGAGPVKVGVALTDILTGLYSTVAILAALAHRQHDGGGQHIDMALLDVQVACLANQAMNYLTTGVAPQRLGNAHPNIVPYQDFPTADGDFILTVGNDSQFRKFAEVAGRPEWVDDPRFATNKLRVANRSELVPLIRQATVFKTTAQWVAQLEAVGVPCGPINDLAQVFADPQVQARGLAMQLPHALAGLVPQVASPIRLSKTPVEYRNAPPLLGEHTRQVLEQVLGLKAATVEALRRSGVV
- a CDS encoding acyl-CoA dehydrogenase, which translates into the protein MAGKASFNWIDPLLLDQQLTEEERMVRDSAEQFARDKLAPRVLEAFRNEKTDPAIFREMGETGLLGAMIPEQYGGSGLNYVSYGLIAREVERVDSGYRSMMSVQSSLVMVPINEFGTEAQKQKYLPKLASGEWIGCFGLTEPNHGSDPGAMITRARSVEGGYSLTGSKMWITNSPIADVFVVWAKDDEGDIRGFVLEKGWKGLTTPAIHGKVGLRASITGEIVMDNVFVPQENIFPDVRGLKGPFTCLNSARYGISWGALGAAEFCWHTARQYTLDRHQFGRPLAATQLIQKKLADMQTEITLALQGCLRLGRMKDEGTAAVEITSIMKRNSCGKSLDIARMARDMLGGNGISDEFGVARHLVNLEVVNTYEGTHDVHALILGRAQTGLQAFY